The following is a genomic window from Burkholderia cepacia ATCC 25416.
ACCTTCTTGCCGTCGACCATCAGCGGCTTGATCCGCTTCGTGACGAGAGCGACCGCGATGATGTAGCCGCGCTTGGACGACACCTTCACGCGCTCGCCATGCGCGACGCCGACTTCCTTCGCGAGGTCTTCGCCGATCTCGACGAATTGCTCGGGCTGGATGATCGCGTTCAGCCGCGCATGCTTGGTCCAGTAGTGGAAATGCTCGGTCAGCCGGTACGTGGTCGCCGCGTGCGGGAACTCCGGTGCCTGGCCGAACGACGCCCGATCGTCCGGGAACACGCGGGCGGCCGGGTTGTTCAGCGCCAGCGGGTTGTTCGGGTGCAGCGGGTTCGTGCCGATCGGCGTTTCGAACGGCTCGTAGTGCTCGGGGAACGGGCCTTCGTTCATCCCCGCACGCGCGAAGAAGCGCGCGACACCTTCCGGATTCATGATGAACGGCCCCATCCCGTTTTCGGGTGGTTCGTCCGCCTTGAAATCGGGGATGTCGGCGCCCTTCCACGCGCTGCCGTTCCAGCCGATCAGCTTGCGGGTCGGGTCGAACGGCTTGCCGCTCACGTCGCACGATGCGCGGTTGTACAGGATCCGCCGGTTCGCCGGCCAGGCCCACGCCCAGTTCAGCGTCTGGCCGATGCCGGTCGGATCGGAGTTGTCGCGCCGGCCCATCTGGTTGCCGGCCTGCGTCCAGGCTCCGCAGAAGATCCAGCAGCCGCTCGCGGTCGTCCCGTCGTCCTTCAGTTGCGCGAACGCGGCCAGCTGCTCGCCCTTCTTCACGAGCGTCTTGGCCGGGTCCTTCGGATCGGGCAGATCGGCGAGCGCACGGCCGTTGAACTCCATCGCGAGCTCTTCGGGCGTCGGGCTTTCCGGGTTCGCGTACGGCCACGTCAGGTTGACGATCGGGTCCGGATACTTGCCGCCGTCCGTCTGGTACATCTTGCGCATGCGCAGGAACAGCCCCGACATGATCTCGAGGTCGCTACGCGCTTCGCCCGGCGGCTCCGCACCCTTCCAGTGCCATTGCAGCACGCGGCTCGAACTCACGAGCGAACCGTTTTCCTCCGCAAAACACGTGGTGGGCAGACGGAACACCTCGGTCTGGATCTTCGACGCGTCGACGTCGTTGTAGTCGCCGTGATGCTTCCAGAACTCGGACGTCTCGGTCGCGAGCGGATCCATGATCACGAGCCACTTGAGCTTCGCGAGCCCTGCCGCCGTCTTCACCTTCGACGGCGCCGCCGCGAGCGGGTTGAAGCCCTGGCAGATGTAGCCGTTCATCTTGCCGGCATTCATCAGCTCGATCGCCTGCAGCAGGTCGTACTGCTTGTCCAGCTTCGGCAGGTAGTCGTAGGCCCAGTTGTTCTCGGCGGTCGCCGCGTCGCCCCACCAGGACTTCATGAAGCTGACGTGGAAGGCCTTGTAGTTCTTCCAGTAGCTCAACTGGTTCGGCCGCAGCGGCTGCTGCACGCGCTTCTTGATGTAGCCGTCGAAATCCTGCTCGGCCTGCATCGGCAGCGTCATGTAGCCCGGCAGCAGGTTCGACATCAGCCCGAGGTCGGTCAACCCCTGGATGTTCGAGTGGCCGCGCAGCGCGTTCATCCCGCCGCCGGCGATGCCGATGTTGCCGAGCAGCAGCTGCACCATCGCGCCGGTGCGGATGATCTGCGCGCCGATCGAGTGGTGCGTCCAGCCGAGCGCGTACAGCACCGTGCCGGCGCGGCCGGGAACGGCGGTGGTCGCGAGCATCTCGCACACCTTCAGGAACTTCTCCTTCGGCGTGCCGCAGACCTGCTGGACCATGTCCGCCGTATAGCGCGCGTAGTGCTGCTTCAGCAGGTTGTATACACAGCGCGGATGCTGCAGCGTCGGATCGACCTTCGCGAAGCCGTCGTCGCCGCGCTCGTAGTCCCAGCTCGATTTGTCCGGGTATGCGTGTTTCTCGGCGTCGTAGCCGGAATAGATGCCGTCGTTGAACGCGAAATCCTCGCGCACGATGAACGAGAAGTCCGTGTAGTTCTTCACGTACTCATGCTGGATCTTGTCGTTCGTCAGCAGATAGTTGATCACACCGCCCAGGAAGACGATGTCGGTGCCGGTGCGGATCGGCGCGTAGTAGTCGGCCACCGAGGCCGTACGCGTAAAGCGCGGGTCGACGACGATCAGCCGCGCCTTGCGGTGCGCCTTCGCCTCCGTTACCCACTTGAAACCGCACGGATGGGCCTCGGCTGCATTGCCGCCCATCACGAGAATCACGTCCGCGTTCTTGATGTCGACCCAATGGTTCGTCATCGCTCCACGGCCAAACGTCGGGGCAAGACCTGCCACCGTCGGGCCATGTCAGACACGCGCCTGATTGTCGAATGCGAGCATCCCGAGACTGCGGACCGTCTTGTGCGTCAGGTAGCCGACCTCGTTGCTGCCCGCCGACGCGGCCAGCATGCCGGTCGTCAGCCAGCGGTTGACCTTCGCACCGTCCTCCGCCGTCTCGACGAAGTTCGCGTCGCGGTCGGCCTTCATCAGCTTCGCGATACGGTCGAGCGCGTCGTTCCACGAGATCGGTTCCCACTTGTCCGAGCCGGGCGCGCGATACTCGGGGTGCGTCAGGCGGTTCGGGCTGTGGATGAAGTCGATCAGGCTCGCGCCCTTCGGGCACAGCGTGCCGCGATTGACGGGATGGTCGGGATCGCCTTCGATGTGGATGATGCTCGGCTGCGCGTTCTTCGCGCCGTCTCCGAGGCTGTACATCAGGATGCCGCAACCCACTGAACAGTATGGACAGGTGTTGCGCGTTTCGACGGTGCGCGCCAGCTTGTACTGTCGGACTTCGGCGAGCGCTTCGGACGGAGAGAAGCCCATCAGGGCTAGACTCGATCCGGCAAGCGACGTAGCCGTCACCTTCAGGAACTGGCGCCGGGACATTTGGAGCATGGCTGGTCTCGGCGTTATTGTGGGGGTGAGGAAACTGAAAGGAATTATAGACAGTTCGCGCAACTATGTTCGAATCTTCGGATCAATACTGAATTGTCTGATTACCAACGATGACCCGCGTTCCGCGCGCCACCGAACCGTCATGAAACGACAGATCACCTCCGAAGCCACCCGTCTCGCGCAACAACAGGCCAACTGGGCCCTCACGGCGTTCAAGCGCTTCTCGGCCGACCGTTGCTCCGCGATGGCCGCGGGCATTGCATTCTTCTCCGCATTCTCGCTCGCGCCGATGCTCGTGATGGTGATTGCCGTGGCCGGCTGGTTCTACGGCGACGACGCCGCGCGCGGCCAGGTCTTCGAACAGGCGCACCAGCTGATCGGCGACGACGCGGCGGCCAGCATCCAGACGATCGTGCAGAACGCGCACCGCGCGGGCGAGCGCGGCGGCCTCGCGACCCTGATCTCGTTCGCCGCGCTGGCCATCGGCGCGTCGGCCACCTTCGCGTCGCTCAGCGCCGCGCTCAGCGTGATCTGGCCGGCCACCGAGAACCGCTGGTCGAGCATGCTCGGGCTCGTGCGCGTGCGGCTGATCTCGTTCGGGCTCGTGCTCGGCGTCGCGTTCCTGCTGATCGTGTCGCTCGTGCTCGACACCGCGATCACGTTCGTCGGCACCTGGCTGCTGGGCAATTCGCCGTACGTGGTCGTCACGAACCTCGTGCAGTTCTTCGTCGGCATCGCCGTGCTCGCGGCCGCGTTCGCATCGCTGATGAAGTTCCTGCCCGATGCGCGCGTCGCGTGGCGCGACGCCGCGATCGGCGGCATCGTGTCCGCGATCCTGTTCTCGGGCGGCAAGAAACTGTTCGCGCTGTACCTCGCGCACGCGGGCACCGCCAGTGCATTCGGCGCGGCCGGATCGTTCGCGGTCCTGCTGATGTGGCTGTACTTCTCCGCGATCGTGCTGCTGCTCGGCGCGGAATTCGCGGCGGCCCGCGGCAACGCGCATCGTCTCGCCGGTACCGCACCGGCCGCGTCCGCTCAAGCCGACCGGCCCGTCGATCGCATGCGCGACGACTGATTCACGCTGTTCGCAACGTCGCGGCGCGGCCCCGCACACCCGTCTGCGTTCCTGCAACCACGCAGTCCGCCGCGCATTCGCGTGATGTTGATACGTCCTTTGCATGCCCCGGCTTCGTTGCCGCAACCGCAAACGTTTGCAAGCATCCATTTCCGTCCGCCAACGTGCCAAAACAGGCTGCCTGCCGCAATGCGCGTCAACTTTTGAAACAATCGCGCCGCAGCAAATGTCAACTATTTCAAAAATGGGAACAGTCGTTGATGTGCTTGATATATATGGACTTTTTCGCGCTGTTACCTTTTCGAGACACTTTATTTTTTAGGCTTTCTTGCGTCTATGGCACTGAGCTATTCTCCAATCCGCAACAAATAACGATGAATCACTTGCGTGGAGAAACTCAACGATGAAGAAACTTGCTCTCTCGACCCTCTCGCTCGCCCTGCTGGGCGCCGCCGGCGCTGCTCAGGCACAGTCGAGCGTGACGCTGTACGGCGTGATCGACACGTCGATCACCTATGTTCACGGTAACGCAGGTCAAGGCAACAATTCGTGGTCGATGGGTAGCGGCAACCTGCAAGGCAGCCGTTTCGGCCTGAAGGGTTCCGAGGACCTCGGTGGCGGCCTGAAGGCGATCTTCCAGTTGGAAAACGGCTTCAACTCGGCATCGGGCGCACTGGGCCAGGGTGGCCGCATGTTCGGCCGCCAGGCATTCGTCGGCCTGCAGAGCGACCAGTACGGTACGGTCACGCTGGGCCGCCAATATGACCCGCTCGTCGACCTGGTCCAGGCAGTCACGGCAGACAACTACTTCGGCAGCGTGTTCGCCACGCCGGGCGACGTCGACAACAACGACAACAGCCTGCGCGTCAGCAACGCAGTGAAGTACACGTCGCCGGTCTGGGCAGGCCTGCAAGTCGAAGCGATGTACGCATTCGGCGGTGTTGCAGGTTCGACCGGCAAGGGTCAGACGTGGGCAGCAGCAGCAGCGTACAACAACGGCCCGCTCGGCCTGGCTGCCGGCTACTTCCACGCAAACAACGCATCGGCACTCAGCGCCAGCGGCACGCGTAGCGGCTGGGCCGGCTCGTCGGACGCGATCTTCGACGGCGATTCGGGCACGACCTTCATCAACAACGCGTTCACGTCGTCGACGTCGATCGGCATCGCGCAAGTGGCCGGCCAGTACGCATTCGGCCCGGTGACGGTCGGCGCCGGTTACAGCAACGCGCAATACAAGGCGGACGGCAACTCGGCGTTCGGCACGAACCAGAAGTACAACACGGGTCGCGCGTTCGTCACGTATCAGGCATCGGCACCGCTGCTGCTCGGCCTCGGCTACATCTACACGAAGGGCAACGGCGACAACAACGGCAAGTACCATCAGGTTTCGCTGGGCGCCGATTACTCGCTGTCGAAGCGCACGGACATCTACCTGGTTGGTGCGTATCAACACGCAAGCGGCAAGAATGCGGACGGCACCGATGCGCAAGCGTCGATCGGCTCGTACGGTATCGCCGGCAAGAGCTCGCAAGAGCTGGTCGCACTCGGCCTGCGCCACAAGTTCTAAAAACGACGTACCCGGCGTGCATGGCGTCTCCGACGCCCTGCCGCCGACCTGGAAAGCCAGCCCCGGTTTCAGCCGTGGCTGGCTTTTTTTTCGTCCGTCGCCGGCTGGCCCGCACGGCCTGCACGGGCCGATGGCCGATGTCCGGGTACCCGACACTCGTCACCCGGCCGGCAGCGGCGCCTGACGGCCGCAATGCGCCGGAAACGCGGTTTCCTGATGCCAGGCTCGCTCGCCACGGGTGCGCCGGACGACTACCATCCGCACTGTCGGTGCCACGTCCCCGGAGCGACGGCCGTTCGCCCCGGCGTGTCGATTTCGACGGCCTTCATCCGTCGTACAGAGGCCGGCACGCGATTTGCGCCCCGGCCAATCCATACAGACAGGAGATTCGTCATGACGATTCAGAAGATCACGCCGTTCCTCTGGTATTCGACGGAAGCCGAAGAAGCAGCGGCCTTCTACGCAGGCATCTTTCCGGATTCGCGCATCGTGCGCGTCACGGCGGTGCCCGGCACCGACGGCACGCGAATGGTCGAGTTCGAGCTGTTCGGGCAACCGTTCTTCGCGATGAGCCACCCGCGCACCGACACGTTCAACCACGCGATCTCGCTGCTGGTCAGCTGCGCCGACCAGGCGGAACTCGACCGCTACTGGAACGCCCTGCTCGACAACGGCGGCACGGCCGACGCCTGCGGCTGGCTGCGAGACCGCTACGGCGTCTCGTGGCAGATCGTTCCGGAAGCGCTGATCCCGATGATGTCCGACCGCGACACCGTCAAGGCCACGCGCGTGGCCGCCGCGATGATGCAGATGGTCAAGCTCGACGACGCCGTGCTGAAGGCCGCCTTTGCCGGTACGGCCGGCTGACGATGCACATCGCATAAGCGCGTGCGAATGATGCGCCGGGTCGCCGGACAGGCGTCCGGTTCGACTGCAAACGCGTGCGACAGCGTCGCAAACGCCCATGGCCCTCGTCGGCCCCGCCCGCAAGCCGGCTACGTTCGCGGCATCGGCTGCGACGTCGACAGCATCGATTCGACCGTTCGCCGCGCGTAGCCGATGAATGCGGCGAGGGGTTCGCCCGACAGGATCGCCGTGGCTTCCTCGCCGCCGAGATAGGCGGCGCGCGCCGCCGCTACAACCGGACGGTACGTTGCCGGCAGACGCTCCAGCGCCCATGTCGCGGCGACGTCCTTGGGCGCGATCCTGCCGGTCGCGGCGCTGTACCAGATGCGCGCGAGCGCGAGCACCACGTTGCACTCATCGCCGCGCCAACTCGGTTCGGCATGCCACTGCGCGACGGTCGCCAGCAGCGCGGCCACAAAATCCCCCTCAGGCACCGGCTCGAGCAACGCAGCAGCCGGCGGGCCGGCCAGCGCGACGCTGTGCTGCCGCACCTTCGTCAACAGGATCGCCAGATCGTGATCGACGAGCGCCGGCTCGACGATGCCGGCTTCGAGATCGTGACGCAGCCACTCGCCGAACTGCAGTTCGCGTCGCGCCGGATGACGCCACGGCACGATTTCGTCGTGCGCGACGACGGTCACTTCCAGTGCGCGCATGCCACCTGTGCAGCCGGGCGGCGCCGACACGGCGAGCAGGCCGAGCATCAGCGCACGCCGCGTCGGCTCGTCGGGCCGGGCCGACACCGTCGCCAGCAGGTCGATGTCGCTGCGCGGTTTCAGTCCGCCGTCGAGCGCCGAGCCGAACAGGTGGATCGCGTTCAGCGTCGCGCCGAGATGCCGCTCGATGGTGTCGCATGCGGCGGCGACCTGCGCCGCGATTTCGTCGGGAATGGTTTCAGTCACGATGCGCGTGTCTCGCGATGCGTGCGCAACAGGCGCAACCGGCGCGGCGAGCGCGAGCCCCTGTGAGTGGATTGCCGTTCGTCATGGCGCATGCACGACTCGTCGTCCGGCGTGCATCACACGTCGAACCGGCCTTTCCGCCATTTCGCTTCTGCACTTCTGCACTTCTTCGCGGCCGCGCGCTTTGCGCAGCGCAATAAAAATCCCCGCACGCTTTCGCGTACGGGGATCGTCGGACTTCGCAACGGCTGCCGAATGCATTCGGTAGCCGCCGCGCGGCATTACGCTGCCGCGTCCTTCAGCTTCTTCAGCGCACGTGCCTTCACGCGCACGCTGGCCGGCTTCGCCGGGAACCAACGCTCTTCGCCCGTGAACGGATCCTTGCCGAAGCGCTTCTTCTTCGCCGGCACGACTTGTGCCGTGATCTTCAGCAGACCCGGCAGCGTGAACTCGCCCGCGCCCTTCTTGTGGACCGAGCCGAGCACGACGTTCTCGAGTGCGACGAGCACTGCCTTGACCGCCTTCACTTCGACAGCTGCGCGCTCAGCGATGTGCGTTGCGAGCGATGCCTTCGTGAACTTGTCCTTCAGCGGCGTCGGAGCGGCCGGTGCCGCCTTCGCGACAACCTTCTTTGCCACTACTTTCTTCGCGGGCGCAGCCTTTTTGGCAGCCACTTTCTTGGTGGCGGGTGCGGCAGCCTTCTTGGCCACCTTTTTTGCGGAAGTCGCCATGTTTCTCCTACCAGGTGTGGTCGTTGGATACACGAAGCGTGCAACGCGCGCGCTTCAACGCCGGATTCTACAAGCGCCGTGACGCTTCGTGGAGTACTTTTGTGCGTTTTCGCGGGGTTTCCCGCAGGTTTTTTTGCATGCGGGCGATTTCGTCGACGCTCCAGCATCAGAAAACGCCTTCACGTATGCATCCGAACGCGAATTACGTTCGATATTTGCGCACCTATACTGGGCGCGCTCAATGCCCGGATGCCTCCATGCGCGAAGCCCGATACGTCAAAGGACTCGACGGCCTGCGAGCCCTCGCCGTCATCCTCGTTTTCCTGTCCCACAAAGGCCACGTCCTTGCCGTCGACGTCGGCAAGCTTGGCGTGTGGACGTTTTTCCTCATCAGCGGATTCCTGATCGTCGGCGAGCTGCATCGCAATCGCCAGGCGGTCGAATGCGGCACCATGACGCGCCGCCATGCGCTCGCGCTGTTCCTCGCGAAGCGCGCGCTGCGGATCTTTCCCGTCTATTACCTGCTGCTCGCCGCGCTCGCGATCGCGCACGCGCTGTTCTACCAGCGCGGCGTCAATCTCGGGCTCGCGTGGCACGCGGTGTTCCTGTCGAATTACTGGATCGGCGTCGTGAAGGACGGCTGGCCGGGCTCCACGTCGCACTTCTGGAGCCTCGCGGTTGAACAGCAGTTCTATCTGATCGCGCCGCTCGCGCTGCTCGCGGTGCCGGCCGCGCGACACGTCGCGCTCGGCATCGCGGCCGTCGTGCTGTGCGCGCTCGCGCATCTCGCGCTCTACCTGTGCGACGCGTCGCCGGTGCTGATCTACGCATTTTCCCCGTGGAATTTCGCGCTGATCGCGCTCGGCGGCGTCGGCGCGATGGCGCTTGCCGGACGCGGCGCGGACGCCGTGCGCCGCGTGCCGCCCGGCTGGCTCGGCGCGGCAGGCGTCGTGTTCTTCCTCGTGCTGCCCGCATGCACGGCACTCCCCGACGCGATCGCGGGCCTCGCGGATCTCGGCCTGTCCGCGTCGCTCGGCGCCCTGCTGCTGTGGATCGTCAGCGAACCCGAGCATCCGGTCGTGGCGCTGCTCGACTGGGCGCCGCTCGTCTATCTCGGCACGATCAGCTACGGCTTCTACCTGTTCCACAACCTGATTCCGACACGCTTCGGCGTGCTGCCCGCGCACTTCGCGCACGGGGCAATACCGGAAATCGTCCGCGAAACGCTGCCCGAGATGCTGCAGTTCGCGCTCGCCGTGCTGCTCGCGCACCTGTCCTGGCGCTACCTCGAAAAGCGGCTGCTCGACTTCAAGAAGCCGGTCGCCGCGATGCTGGCCCGGCGGTTCGTCGCACAGCCGGGCACGTCGGCACGTTGAACGCCGCACGGATGCGGATACGATCGAACGGGAAAACCGCGATTCGGGCCACACCCGGAAGCTGACACCCGGCCAGCGTGGCGTGGCGCCCCGTCATCGACCGGCACCGGCAGCACCGCTGCGGCACCGAACATCGACGTGCAGCGCGCAATCGAATCGCGACAGAGGCCGCCCGGTCACCCGTCGCGGCACCGGTTTCAGGCGTGACGCCCATGCTTGCCGGGGCGTCCGGCTCCGCACACGGCAACGCTCGCACGGCAAACCCGTCACCGCACTCACCTCGACGGTGCGCACCAGAATCACGCATCCGCTCGCCCGTATACGCAAAAAAGCCCCGGCGCGCGAGCGGCCGGGGCCAACGGAACAACCACCACCTGAAACAACGGAGCGCGAGGCTGCTTAAGCGACAGCAGCCAGCGCGGGCAAGCAGGTACGCAGGTAGGCCTCGAATTCGCGGCTCACTTCCGGATGCTGGAGCGCGAGCTCGACGGTGGCCTTGAGATAGCCGATCTTGCTGCCGCAGTCGAAGCGCGTGCCGTAGTAGCGATACGCGAGCACCTGCTCGTTCGCGAGCAGCGACTGGACCGCGTCGGTCAGCTGCAGCTCGCCGCCGGCGCCCGGCTTGAGCTTGCGCAGGTGATCGAAAATCGTCGGCATGAACACGTAGCGGCCGACCACGCCGAGATTCGACGGCGCATCCTCGGGCGCGGGCTTCTCGATGATGCCCGACAGCTTGATGATGTCCTCTTCCCATTCGCGGCCTTCGACGACGCCGTACGAACGGCTGTCGTCGCGCGCGATCGTCTCGACCCCGATCACCGAGCTGTGATAGTGGTCGAACACGTCGACGAGCTGCTTCAGCACCGGCTGTTCGCCGTGCAGCAGGTCGTCGGCGAGAATCACCGCGAACGGCTCGCCGTGCACCAGCTTCTCCGCGCACAGCACCGCGTGGCCGAGGCCGAGCGCTTCCGGCTGGCGCACGTAGAAGCAGTTGACGTGGCTCGGCTTGATGCCGCGCACGAGCTCGAGCAGCTTTTCCTTGCCGCGCGCCT
Proteins encoded in this region:
- a CDS encoding HU family DNA-binding protein; this encodes MATSAKKVAKKAAAPATKKVAAKKAAPAKKVVAKKVVAKAAPAAPTPLKDKFTKASLATHIAERAAVEVKAVKAVLVALENVVLGSVHKKGAGEFTLPGLLKITAQVVPAKKKRFGKDPFTGEERWFPAKPASVRVKARALKKLKDAAA
- a CDS encoding acyltransferase family protein, whose amino-acid sequence is MREARYVKGLDGLRALAVILVFLSHKGHVLAVDVGKLGVWTFFLISGFLIVGELHRNRQAVECGTMTRRHALALFLAKRALRIFPVYYLLLAALAIAHALFYQRGVNLGLAWHAVFLSNYWIGVVKDGWPGSTSHFWSLAVEQQFYLIAPLALLAVPAARHVALGIAAVVLCALAHLALYLCDASPVLIYAFSPWNFALIALGGVGAMALAGRGADAVRRVPPGWLGAAGVVFFLVLPACTALPDAIAGLADLGLSASLGALLLWIVSEPEHPVVALLDWAPLVYLGTISYGFYLFHNLIPTRFGVLPAHFAHGAIPEIVRETLPEMLQFALAVLLAHLSWRYLEKRLLDFKKPVAAMLARRFVAQPGTSAR
- a CDS encoding AadA family aminoglycoside 3''-O-nucleotidyltransferase — protein: MTETIPDEIAAQVAAACDTIERHLGATLNAIHLFGSALDGGLKPRSDIDLLATVSARPDEPTRRALMLGLLAVSAPPGCTGGMRALEVTVVAHDEIVPWRHPARRELQFGEWLRHDLEAGIVEPALVDHDLAILLTKVRQHSVALAGPPAAALLEPVPEGDFVAALLATVAQWHAEPSWRGDECNVVLALARIWYSAATGRIAPKDVAATWALERLPATYRPVVAAARAAYLGGEEATAILSGEPLAAFIGYARRTVESMLSTSQPMPRT
- a CDS encoding YihY/virulence factor BrkB family protein, with the protein product MKRQITSEATRLAQQQANWALTAFKRFSADRCSAMAAGIAFFSAFSLAPMLVMVIAVAGWFYGDDAARGQVFEQAHQLIGDDAAASIQTIVQNAHRAGERGGLATLISFAALAIGASATFASLSAALSVIWPATENRWSSMLGLVRVRLISFGLVLGVAFLLIVSLVLDTAITFVGTWLLGNSPYVVVTNLVQFFVGIAVLAAAFASLMKFLPDARVAWRDAAIGGIVSAILFSGGKKLFALYLAHAGTASAFGAAGSFAVLLMWLYFSAIVLLLGAEFAAARGNAHRLAGTAPAASAQADRPVDRMRDD
- a CDS encoding VOC family protein codes for the protein MTIQKITPFLWYSTEAEEAAAFYAGIFPDSRIVRVTAVPGTDGTRMVEFELFGQPFFAMSHPRTDTFNHAISLLVSCADQAELDRYWNALLDNGGTADACGWLRDRYGVSWQIVPEALIPMMSDRDTVKATRVAAAMMQMVKLDDAVLKAAFAGTAG
- the galU gene encoding UTP--glucose-1-phosphate uridylyltransferase GalU — translated: MLKVTKAVFPVAGLGTRFLPATKASPKEMLPVVDKPLIQYAVEEAINAGITEMIFVTGRSKRAIEDHFDKSYEIEAELEARGKEKLLELVRGIKPSHVNCFYVRQPEALGLGHAVLCAEKLVHGEPFAVILADDLLHGEQPVLKQLVDVFDHYHSSVIGVETIARDDSRSYGVVEGREWEEDIIKLSGIIEKPAPEDAPSNLGVVGRYVFMPTIFDHLRKLKPGAGGELQLTDAVQSLLANEQVLAYRYYGTRFDCGSKIGYLKATVELALQHPEVSREFEAYLRTCLPALAAVA
- the fdnG gene encoding formate dehydrogenase-N subunit alpha, whose product is MLQMSRRQFLKVTATSLAGSSLALMGFSPSEALAEVRQYKLARTVETRNTCPYCSVGCGILMYSLGDGAKNAQPSIIHIEGDPDHPVNRGTLCPKGASLIDFIHSPNRLTHPEYRAPGSDKWEPISWNDALDRIAKLMKADRDANFVETAEDGAKVNRWLTTGMLAASAGSNEVGYLTHKTVRSLGMLAFDNQARVUHGPTVAGLAPTFGRGAMTNHWVDIKNADVILVMGGNAAEAHPCGFKWVTEAKAHRKARLIVVDPRFTRTASVADYYAPIRTGTDIVFLGGVINYLLTNDKIQHEYVKNYTDFSFIVREDFAFNDGIYSGYDAEKHAYPDKSSWDYERGDDGFAKVDPTLQHPRCVYNLLKQHYARYTADMVQQVCGTPKEKFLKVCEMLATTAVPGRAGTVLYALGWTHHSIGAQIIRTGAMVQLLLGNIGIAGGGMNALRGHSNIQGLTDLGLMSNLLPGYMTLPMQAEQDFDGYIKKRVQQPLRPNQLSYWKNYKAFHVSFMKSWWGDAATAENNWAYDYLPKLDKQYDLLQAIELMNAGKMNGYICQGFNPLAAAPSKVKTAAGLAKLKWLVIMDPLATETSEFWKHHGDYNDVDASKIQTEVFRLPTTCFAEENGSLVSSSRVLQWHWKGAEPPGEARSDLEIMSGLFLRMRKMYQTDGGKYPDPIVNLTWPYANPESPTPEELAMEFNGRALADLPDPKDPAKTLVKKGEQLAAFAQLKDDGTTASGCWIFCGAWTQAGNQMGRRDNSDPTGIGQTLNWAWAWPANRRILYNRASCDVSGKPFDPTRKLIGWNGSAWKGADIPDFKADEPPENGMGPFIMNPEGVARFFARAGMNEGPFPEHYEPFETPIGTNPLHPNNPLALNNPAARVFPDDRASFGQAPEFPHAATTYRLTEHFHYWTKHARLNAIIQPEQFVEIGEDLAKEVGVAHGERVKVSSKRGYIIAVALVTKRIKPLMVDGKKVQTVGVPLHWGFKGLTKPGYLANTLTPSVGDGNSYTPEFKSFLVKVEKA
- a CDS encoding porin is translated as MKKLALSTLSLALLGAAGAAQAQSSVTLYGVIDTSITYVHGNAGQGNNSWSMGSGNLQGSRFGLKGSEDLGGGLKAIFQLENGFNSASGALGQGGRMFGRQAFVGLQSDQYGTVTLGRQYDPLVDLVQAVTADNYFGSVFATPGDVDNNDNSLRVSNAVKYTSPVWAGLQVEAMYAFGGVAGSTGKGQTWAAAAAYNNGPLGLAAGYFHANNASALSASGTRSGWAGSSDAIFDGDSGTTFINNAFTSSTSIGIAQVAGQYAFGPVTVGAGYSNAQYKADGNSAFGTNQKYNTGRAFVTYQASAPLLLGLGYIYTKGNGDNNGKYHQVSLGADYSLSKRTDIYLVGAYQHASGKNADGTDAQASIGSYGIAGKSSQELVALGLRHKF